From one Fulvitalea axinellae genomic stretch:
- a CDS encoding ISAs1 family transposase, with the protein MLAVFRSGGKLNFSQIHRSMKRDHDYWRDFTGGKSKCCVSRVQLRRILKDTDIQGLKAVAETTFNANETIDPQALQWFSIDGKELRGSIDKSSGDKRGESVVLVTAQEDKTSKVVGYYSGTKDSERGIVDEYFETQSGLSGTAYTMDALHNNSGLLEGIHGKRGVYLSQIKGNQKILREDLRDMERRSECLDYKKTVEKGHGRIETRIYRTYPVETGCLERRWSNTGMSCFIRVDRTRKVVKTGKTSSETSYYVSNINTGLIDQYNLPNAVRGHWSVEANNNMRDTNFGEDGLRSLVSGIQQSVSCILTAVMNILIQRNAGENMNEMREEIVADINSIHQYFNR; encoded by the coding sequence ATGCTTGCCGTATTCAGGAGCGGAGGAAAACTCAATTTCTCACAGATTCACCGCTCAATGAAAAGGGATCACGATTATTGGCGGGATTTCACAGGTGGTAAAAGTAAGTGTTGTGTGAGCCGTGTTCAACTCCGAAGAATCCTGAAGGATACAGATATACAGGGACTTAAGGCGGTTGCTGAAACCACTTTTAACGCAAACGAAACTATAGATCCGCAAGCTCTTCAATGGTTTTCGATTGACGGTAAAGAACTCCGGGGGAGTATCGACAAATCCTCAGGGGACAAACGCGGGGAAAGCGTGGTTCTGGTTACCGCGCAAGAAGATAAAACCAGCAAGGTTGTAGGCTACTATTCGGGTACCAAAGACTCCGAGCGGGGTATTGTCGACGAATATTTTGAAACTCAATCCGGTCTTTCGGGAACGGCTTATACGATGGATGCCCTTCACAATAATTCCGGGTTACTGGAGGGAATCCATGGAAAACGGGGCGTCTACCTTTCACAAATAAAAGGGAACCAGAAAATACTCCGTGAAGACCTTCGAGACATGGAGCGGAGATCAGAATGTTTGGATTATAAAAAGACCGTCGAAAAGGGCCATGGCAGGATCGAAACAAGAATATACCGGACCTACCCGGTGGAAACGGGATGCTTGGAGCGTCGCTGGTCGAATACGGGGATGAGCTGCTTCATACGGGTAGACCGTACCCGTAAAGTCGTTAAAACAGGAAAAACATCAAGCGAGACATCATACTACGTCAGCAATATAAATACCGGTCTTATTGATCAATACAACTTGCCTAACGCCGTAAGGGGACACTGGTCCGTAGAGGCAAACAATAATATGAGGGATACGAACTTCGGAGAGGACGGGTTAAGGAGCCTTGTCTCTGGTATACAGCAAAGTGTTTCATGTATTTTGACTGCTGTAATGAATATTTTGATCCAAAGGAACGCTGGTGAAAATATGAATGAAATGCGAGAGGAGATCGTAGCAGATATAAATTCTATTCACCAATATTTTAATAGATAG
- a CDS encoding ABC transporter permease, whose translation MLFYYLKISIRRLLRDKVYATVNILGLALALSVCTILFNYAYKEWKTDRQYENAENIYWLLRDYETAVSELSPYHRRFIADSLLARHPEIVRVGRARVASLRLVEDSVGIDAFEKYVAADRSFFEMFGFSLLQGTLSEFEDDARKAVISKSYAEKVYGNQSPLGMELPLVSFDKHRYTVVAVMEDIPEWSSVKTDIILTDSKKRSSGLLLELLPGYRIEHVLASIPKIKASVRRGDVRLKDQKWRSYSLKGLYMEAPHVSNGIFQRGNGFYFRGILFAGCLAVVLSLLNYNVLSVSGNKRYRLGTEVRGALGESGTEQGLFYFVETLLHLFIATVFSVVLTYSSYPLINRFVGFSEVEGFYLVDGFPFLWALLLLFCLAVMFASKLVYSNRVKLGFMRRQVEYVQTVGQVVIFCLLLICAMLYRACS comes from the coding sequence ATGCTTTTTTATTATCTGAAAATATCCATCCGCCGGCTTTTGCGGGATAAGGTTTACGCTACGGTAAATATTCTTGGTTTGGCTCTGGCCCTGTCCGTTTGTACCATTCTTTTTAATTATGCCTATAAGGAATGGAAAACGGACCGGCAGTATGAGAATGCGGAAAATATCTATTGGTTATTGCGTGATTATGAAACAGCTGTCAGTGAGTTAAGTCCCTATCACCGGCGGTTTATAGCGGATAGCCTGTTGGCCCGACACCCTGAGATCGTGCGTGTAGGCCGAGCGCGTGTTGCGAGTCTAAGGCTGGTTGAAGATTCGGTGGGTATTGATGCCTTTGAAAAATATGTGGCGGCGGACAGGAGCTTTTTTGAAATGTTTGGTTTTTCCTTGCTCCAAGGTACGTTATCCGAGTTTGAGGACGATGCTCGGAAAGCGGTGATTTCCAAGTCCTATGCCGAAAAGGTGTACGGTAATCAGAGTCCGTTGGGGATGGAGCTTCCTTTGGTGTCTTTTGATAAGCATCGCTATACGGTAGTGGCGGTTATGGAAGATATACCTGAGTGGTCTAGTGTCAAGACCGATATTATCTTGACGGATTCGAAAAAAAGGAGTTCGGGGTTATTGTTGGAACTGTTGCCGGGTTATAGGATAGAACATGTTTTGGCCTCTATTCCGAAGATCAAGGCAAGCGTTAGACGAGGAGACGTGAGGTTGAAAGACCAAAAGTGGAGAAGCTATAGCCTTAAGGGACTTTATATGGAAGCCCCACACGTGTCAAATGGGATATTCCAGAGAGGTAACGGTTTTTATTTTAGGGGAATCCTTTTTGCCGGTTGTTTGGCGGTAGTTCTGAGTTTGTTGAATTATAATGTACTGAGTGTTTCCGGAAACAAACGTTATCGTTTGGGCACGGAGGTGAGGGGGGCTTTGGGAGAAAGCGGTACGGAACAGGGTCTTTTTTATTTTGTGGAAACACTTTTGCACCTGTTTATAGCGACGGTTTTCTCGGTTGTGTTGACGTATTCCAGTTACCCATTAATCAATCGGTTTGTTGGTTTCTCGGAGGTTGAGGGGTTCTATTTGGTAGACGGATTTCCTTTTCTTTGGGCTTTGTTACTTCTTTTTTGTCTTGCAGTCATGTTTGCCTCAAAACTGGTCTACAGCAATCGGGTCAAACTGGGTTTTATGAGGCGTCAAGTGGAATATGTTCAGACAGTAGGACAGGTGGTTATTTTTTGTCTTTTGCTTATCTGCGCTATGCTATACAGGGCTTGTTCATAA
- a CDS encoding ABC transporter permease codes for MLFYYLKISIRRLLRDKVYATVNILGLAVALTACLLLYTRIYRELATHLWHSRIKDVSQVLKYSDTPDGFQPSSGYMPTGLGPELKEKVPEVLDYVRIADLSTLEGEVTMIMHNGVKVPERRIIFSESSLFDVFGYRLLAGKADALDKKDRCAVISEDKAIQYFGKENAVGKQLEIYFSPEYSAKYTVVGVMEEMGNSSLQADLILNIESSLQYHDEMHRSPLWDRGIESTYLKMAPGHEDFDIHPATSEIFKRHKNEIILNPISDKAKFKLHDFAGSYLRGDHFGGDFRKVGSTRYLWLMVGLSAFLLVLSLLNFTISVLARSQKDRIADRTRRALGEKASQVFGFLFAESFTVVLASTLLALLVVPFVNNFIGDLLDSGKVPEILFPKYSLPLFLCLVVIFSGVTALFVALFRYRKAGFGVMVSQRTLLVFQLMLLCVVFTSSLLFFKQMRFVQEQPLGYDVSNTVSFPYDRATTRCESCDIVRKEVEASPLVEALTGGKRLPLKYERVKSEFDLNNGEKVSAVGLRGDASYIKVFRIKMLEGENLSSRKNKKEVLVNERFAKMSGFKNPVGETITSKGKKYTIVGVVKDFNVYTLYRSIPPCIIYNRPIHPEALGFRVRLAENNPDGGRKFLMETLQKHLPNFLNDKKEFVFKDSFADDYEKDIRFAKLVYILTGLSVFLVTLGLFGFTYFVTQARTKEIGIRKANGATTFEILTLFNNSILKQVLLAFVIAVPIAYLAMGRWLENFAYKTQMSWWIFAGAGLLAGLVALATVSWQSWRAASREPVEALRYE; via the coding sequence ATGCTTTTTTATTACCTGAAAATATCAATACGCCGGCTTTTACGCGATAAGGTTTACGCTACGGTGAACATCCTTGGCTTGGCCGTGGCCCTTACGGCTTGTCTGTTGTTGTATACCCGCATTTATAGAGAATTGGCTACGCATCTGTGGCATAGCCGTATTAAGGATGTCTCGCAGGTATTGAAATATAGCGATACGCCCGATGGTTTTCAGCCATCTTCTGGTTACATGCCTACCGGATTAGGGCCTGAGCTAAAGGAAAAGGTGCCTGAGGTGCTAGATTATGTTAGAATAGCTGATCTAAGTACCTTGGAAGGTGAGGTGACTATGATAATGCATAATGGGGTAAAAGTACCGGAGAGACGGATAATTTTTTCGGAATCAAGCCTCTTTGATGTTTTTGGATATCGTTTGTTGGCGGGCAAGGCTGACGCATTGGATAAGAAGGACCGTTGTGCGGTGATCTCCGAGGATAAAGCCATTCAGTATTTTGGCAAAGAGAATGCGGTAGGGAAGCAATTGGAGATATATTTTTCCCCTGAATACAGCGCCAAGTATACAGTGGTCGGTGTGATGGAAGAAATGGGTAATTCGTCATTGCAGGCGGATTTAATTCTCAATATCGAATCTTCCTTGCAATATCATGACGAGATGCACCGTAGCCCGCTGTGGGATAGGGGTATTGAGTCTACCTATCTTAAAATGGCTCCAGGGCATGAAGATTTTGATATACACCCGGCCACAAGCGAGATTTTTAAAAGGCATAAGAACGAAATAATTCTGAATCCTATATCTGATAAGGCGAAATTTAAACTACATGATTTTGCGGGTTCGTATTTACGCGGTGATCATTTTGGGGGGGATTTCAGAAAAGTTGGATCAACACGATACCTGTGGTTGATGGTTGGTTTATCTGCATTCTTATTGGTTCTAAGCTTATTGAACTTCACTATTTCCGTATTGGCCCGCAGTCAGAAAGACCGAATCGCAGATAGAACCAGAAGGGCTTTGGGTGAGAAAGCAAGTCAGGTGTTCGGCTTTCTGTTTGCCGAGTCTTTTACTGTTGTTTTGGCTTCCACGCTTTTGGCTTTATTGGTGGTTCCTTTTGTTAACAATTTTATAGGCGATTTATTGGACTCCGGTAAGGTGCCCGAGATCTTGTTTCCAAAGTATTCCCTTCCCCTGTTTTTGTGTTTGGTTGTAATATTTTCGGGTGTTACGGCCCTTTTTGTAGCCTTGTTTAGGTATCGTAAGGCAGGATTTGGTGTGATGGTTTCTCAACGTACCTTGTTGGTTTTTCAATTGATGCTTTTGTGTGTTGTGTTTACTTCCTCCCTGTTGTTTTTTAAGCAGATGCGCTTTGTTCAGGAGCAACCTTTGGGCTATGACGTTTCCAATACTGTATCCTTCCCATATGATAGAGCCACAACTCGTTGCGAATCTTGTGACATCGTTAGAAAAGAGGTGGAAGCCAGCCCCTTGGTAGAGGCTTTGACCGGAGGAAAGAGACTACCGCTGAAGTATGAACGGGTTAAGAGTGAGTTCGATCTTAATAATGGCGAAAAGGTTTCTGCTGTTGGCCTGAGAGGAGATGCGTCTTATATAAAAGTATTTAGGATTAAAATGTTGGAAGGCGAGAACCTTAGCTCAAGGAAGAACAAGAAAGAAGTGTTGGTGAATGAACGTTTTGCGAAGATGTCGGGATTTAAAAATCCGGTTGGAGAAACAATCACCAGTAAAGGCAAGAAATACACAATCGTCGGTGTAGTGAAAGATTTTAATGTCTATACGCTTTACCGGAGCATTCCGCCTTGTATAATCTATAATAGACCGATACATCCCGAGGCGCTCGGTTTTCGAGTTCGGTTGGCGGAAAACAATCCTGATGGCGGCCGAAAGTTTCTAATGGAAACCCTTCAAAAGCATCTGCCTAATTTTCTGAATGACAAGAAAGAGTTCGTGTTCAAAGACAGTTTTGCGGATGATTATGAAAAGGATATTCGCTTCGCAAAATTGGTATATATTCTAACGGGACTATCAGTGTTTTTGGTCACTTTGGGCTTGTTCGGTTTCACGTATTTTGTGACCCAAGCACGTACCAAAGAAATAGGAATCCGTAAAGCCAACGGCGCCACGACATTCGAGATTTTGACACTTTTTAACAATTCGATACTTAAGCAGGTACTTTTAGCCTTCGTAATAGCCGTACCAATAGCCTACTTAGCCATGGGACGTTGGCTGGAAAACTTCGCCTATAAGACACAAATGAGCTGGTGGATTTTCGCCGGAGCCGGACTGTTGGCGGGCTTGGTGGCCTTGGCCACGGTAAGCTGGCAAAGCTGGCGCGCGGCGAGTCGGGAGCCCGTGGAAGCGCTGAGATACGAATAG
- a CDS encoding ABC transporter permease, translated as MLFYYLKISVRRLMRDKVYATVNIFGLAVALTACLLLYNQVYSELSRHLWHMDKEDVAQVLVYRDGVDGFGPESGRVFFGFGKALKEEVPEIESIVRVYEKYYTKGNEPRFAKGEERIPESRLILSESSLFDVFGYNIVAGSASGLDSVKRSVIISESKAKLYFGSENPVGKTIEMYSRPKKGRKYTVVGVMEDMPKASSLQVDFVLSILDSEKALSWEIEYPELFLKLSTGNMGMDINQKAKAIIASHLKHDYQRTNEESRSYKLHDFGEAYLRGDNYGVRTRESGSARYVFMLIGLTLVILSLALLNFMISVLARSAKDMASDKLRNALGERSRQAVYLLVIEVLSIMFLACALAVLISPFVYQWVGPLLDASATEALRFPPFALPSFFALVFVVSILTALAVTFFKKGLGSVRLGQGKATRNMMRSQKVLLVFQLGLMSVIMIMALVFVKQMRFVREKPLGFDSGNTVIFPWKHISMAPRKGPEINRRLRESPLIEGVTRTLYLPLLDSYGLSDFVLDKETMKATPQFGDSSFIHVYDISLKSGRNINRPSAKHEVLVNEQFVREAGLEYPIGTEIVSGYWHMKGKTLTIVGVLADFHYKALYRPIKPMVVFNAPSPPMILGARVRLNSKNPEEGKAFLSDLFSEFYPDNRFEKRIYTEEDDYNNSYGKDIRFARLVYVLTMVAIFIVMLGLFGFIFFMTQARVKEIGVRKANGATVFEIVRLLNGDLLRYVGVGLILAVPIAYYVMGRWLENFAYRAVMSWWVFAGAGALVCLVALLTVSWQSWRAARREPVEALRYE; from the coding sequence ATGCTTTTTTACTATCTCAAAATATCGGTTCGCCGGCTTATGCGCGACAAGGTCTACGCTACGGTAAATATTTTCGGTTTGGCAGTGGCGCTGACAGCTTGCCTGTTGTTGTACAATCAGGTTTATTCCGAACTGTCCAGACACCTATGGCATATGGACAAAGAGGATGTGGCGCAAGTATTAGTGTATCGCGACGGCGTGGATGGGTTTGGTCCCGAAAGCGGTAGGGTATTTTTTGGTTTTGGAAAAGCGCTGAAGGAAGAGGTTCCGGAGATAGAATCAATTGTGCGGGTATATGAGAAGTATTATACCAAGGGAAATGAGCCAAGGTTCGCAAAAGGTGAAGAGCGGATACCCGAAAGCCGTTTGATCTTGTCAGAATCCAGTCTTTTCGATGTCTTTGGTTACAATATAGTGGCGGGTTCGGCTTCGGGTTTGGACAGTGTAAAGCGTAGTGTCATCATCTCGGAGTCGAAAGCCAAATTGTATTTCGGAAGCGAAAACCCTGTGGGTAAAACGATAGAGATGTATTCGCGTCCCAAGAAAGGACGGAAGTATACGGTAGTGGGCGTTATGGAAGATATGCCTAAAGCTTCCTCACTGCAAGTAGATTTTGTGCTGAGTATTTTGGACTCCGAAAAAGCGTTGTCGTGGGAAATAGAGTATCCAGAATTGTTCCTGAAATTGAGTACAGGGAATATGGGTATGGATATCAACCAAAAGGCAAAGGCCATAATAGCGAGCCACCTTAAGCATGATTATCAGCGGACAAACGAGGAGAGCCGCAGTTATAAACTCCATGATTTTGGAGAAGCTTATCTTCGGGGAGATAATTATGGAGTGAGGACCAGGGAATCAGGTTCGGCGCGTTACGTTTTTATGCTGATAGGGCTCACATTGGTGATTTTGAGCTTAGCGTTGCTGAACTTCATGATTTCGGTGTTGGCCCGAAGCGCCAAAGATATGGCTTCGGATAAACTACGCAATGCGCTTGGCGAACGTTCCCGTCAGGCCGTTTACCTGTTGGTTATCGAAGTTCTGTCCATAATGTTTCTGGCCTGTGCCCTTGCGGTGCTGATAAGCCCGTTTGTCTATCAGTGGGTAGGTCCGCTTTTAGACGCGTCGGCGACGGAGGCGCTTCGTTTTCCTCCATTCGCTCTCCCGTCATTTTTTGCGCTGGTGTTTGTGGTTTCCATCTTGACAGCTCTGGCGGTCACGTTTTTCAAAAAGGGGCTGGGTTCCGTTCGCCTCGGTCAGGGAAAAGCAACCCGGAATATGATGCGTTCCCAAAAAGTCCTGTTGGTGTTTCAGCTGGGACTAATGAGTGTGATTATGATAATGGCTTTGGTGTTTGTAAAACAAATGCGCTTCGTTAGGGAAAAACCTTTGGGTTTTGACTCTGGCAATACGGTTATCTTTCCGTGGAAACATATTTCCATGGCCCCAAGAAAAGGTCCTGAGATTAATCGGCGACTTAGGGAAAGCCCTTTGATTGAGGGAGTGACAAGGACCCTTTATCTTCCCCTTTTGGACTCATATGGGTTGTCGGATTTTGTTTTGGATAAAGAAACCATGAAGGCGACACCCCAGTTCGGCGATTCCAGTTTCATACATGTGTATGACATTAGCCTGAAGAGCGGACGGAACATTAACAGGCCGTCCGCAAAACATGAGGTGCTGGTAAACGAACAGTTTGTCAGGGAAGCCGGGCTGGAATACCCTATTGGGACGGAAATAGTTAGTGGTTATTGGCATATGAAAGGCAAGACCCTGACAATTGTAGGAGTGCTGGCGGATTTTCATTACAAAGCGCTTTACCGCCCCATAAAGCCGATGGTTGTTTTCAACGCTCCTTCGCCTCCAATGATCTTAGGGGCCAGGGTACGCCTGAACTCCAAGAATCCGGAAGAGGGGAAAGCATTTCTTTCCGATTTGTTCTCCGAGTTTTACCCTGATAACCGTTTTGAGAAACGTATTTATACAGAAGAGGATGACTACAACAATTCGTATGGAAAGGATATCCGTTTCGCCAGATTGGTTTATGTATTGACTATGGTAGCGATATTCATAGTCATGCTGGGGCTGTTCGGTTTTATCTTTTTCATGACTCAGGCGCGCGTCAAGGAAATAGGCGTTCGCAAAGCCAACGGCGCCACGGTTTTCGAGATAGTCAGGCTTTTGAATGGGGATTTGTTAAGATACGTTGGCGTCGGGCTGATACTGGCTGTGCCTATCGCTTATTATGTTATGGGCCGGTGGCTGGAAAACTTCGCTTATAGAGCCGTAATGAGTTGGTGGGTTTTTGCGGGAGCGGGAGCGCTAGTTTGCCTTGTCGCACTTTTGACCGTCAGTTGGCAAAGCTGGCGTGCAGCGAGGCGGGAGCCGGTAGAGGCGTTACGATATGAATGA
- a CDS encoding ABC transporter ATP-binding protein — MIKTENLSKIFRTEEVETSALYKVNFEVKESEFVAIMGPSGCGKSTLLNILGLLDSPTDGHYSFDGVDVSKMKENERTAQRKGNIGFVFQSFNLIDELNVFENVELPLVYLKIKKSERKRLVNEALERMNIGHRAKHFPQQLSGGQQQRVAIARAVVAKPKLIFADEPTGNLDSKNGAEVMGLLTELNREGTTIVMVTHSQRDAGYAHRVVNLFDGQIVAENTNAPVGTVF, encoded by the coding sequence ATGATCAAGACAGAAAACCTCAGTAAAATATTTCGCACCGAAGAAGTGGAGACAAGCGCGCTCTACAAGGTGAATTTCGAGGTAAAAGAAAGCGAGTTTGTCGCCATTATGGGACCGTCGGGATGCGGTAAATCCACCTTGCTGAATATTTTGGGATTGCTTGACAGCCCTACCGACGGCCATTACTCTTTTGACGGAGTCGATGTTTCCAAGATGAAAGAAAACGAGCGCACCGCCCAGCGAAAAGGGAATATAGGCTTTGTGTTCCAGAGTTTTAACCTGATAGATGAGCTGAACGTATTTGAGAATGTAGAATTACCGTTAGTCTATCTCAAGATCAAGAAGTCGGAGCGTAAGCGCTTGGTAAACGAGGCTTTGGAGCGCATGAACATCGGCCACAGGGCCAAGCATTTTCCGCAACAGCTCAGTGGCGGACAGCAACAGCGTGTGGCCATAGCCCGGGCAGTGGTGGCCAAGCCAAAGCTTATCTTCGCCGATGAACCGACAGGTAATCTCGATTCGAAAAACGGCGCCGAGGTGATGGGCCTGCTCACCGAACTCAACCGCGAAGGCACCACCATAGTAATGGTAACCCACTCGCAACGCGACGCGGGCTACGCCCACCGCGTAGTAAACCTCTTCGACGGACAGATAGTGGCCGAAAACACCAACGCCCCCGTAGGCACGGTTTTTTAG